One genomic window of Sardina pilchardus chromosome 15, fSarPil1.1, whole genome shotgun sequence includes the following:
- the mep1ba gene encoding meprin A subunit beta, translating to MPANYIAILCLLCLCGGTQSALPDETDMDGGRDQDIFDINSEAGLDLVEGDIDMTEDKLRNSIIGEQYRWPMPVPYVLEDSLDINAKGVILKAFEEYRLKTCIDFKPWTDEVNYIGVFKGSGCFSSVGNRREGKQRLSIGNNCDRLGTVEHEFLHALGFWHEQSRPDRDDYVNIVWDQITSGKEHNFNKYDDTVSSTLGVPYDYGSVMHYGKTAFNIAELPTIVTRIPSFLDVIGQRMGFSDSDLEKLNRLYNCTSSSTFLDLCGFEEANVCGMIQGADGKSVWKRVEKAVGGPQTDYTTMGRCAGAGYFMHFDGSAGDTAFLESRLLYPQRSSQCLQFYLYQSGTSDYKLRVHIREFEEGDTKGTLRLIETISGGVKDSWELYHVTLNTSRKFRVVFEGVKGLGGSAGALSLDDINLSETECPHYTWRIRNFTHLLATTASGVKMYSPRIVSRDGYTYQVGLYINGASTRPDNMAIYLHLTSGPNDDTLTWPCPWLQVTMALMDQNPDIRQRMTNYRMVTTDPTRFETNPDGSVEYFWDDPRKVGSLVTDTDGTQFYRGPGSGTSIFISHGRLTSRDYIKGNDAIFLISHNDLSSLVPPKTQSCGDHCQERQPVAQAAQPDQPPHPPQRTSVATVAVAVFAVAAMLLVVAVSSMYFGRQYRRRSDGGGERGIELENRE from the exons ATGCCTGCTAATTACATTGCCATCCTCTgcctcttgtgtctgtgtggtggg ACACAGTCTGCACTCCCAG ATGAGACTGACATGGATGGTGGAAGAGACCAGGACATCTTTGACATTAATTCAG AGGCAGGCCTGGATTTGGTGGAGGGAGACATAGATATGACTGAG GATAAACTGAGGAACTCGATTATTGGAGAGCAGTACCGCTGGCCAATGCCAGTCCCATATGTCCTGGAGGACAGCCTGG ACATAAATGCCAAAGGGGTCATCCTGAAGGCTTTCGAGGAATACCGACTGAAGACTTGCATTGACTTCAAGCCGTGGACTGACGAGGTGAACTACATTGGCGTCTTTAAGGGCTCTGG GTGTTTCTCCTCAGTTGGAAACCGGCGTGAGGGAAAGCAGCGACTCTCCATTGGCAATAACTGTGATCGGCTTGGGACGGTGGAGCATGAGTTCCTGCACGCCCTCGGCTTCTGGCATGAGCAGTCACGCCCCGACCGTGATGACTATGTAAACATTGTATGGGACCAGATCACTTCTG GTAAGGAGCACAACTTTAATAAATATGATGACACCGTCTCAAGCACCCTGGGAGTCCCATATGACTACGGCTCTGTGATGCACTACGGCAAGACGGCCTTCAACATAGCAGAGTTGCCCACCATTGTCACTAGAATTCCATCATTCCTGGATGTGATTGGACAGCGCATGGGATTTAGTGACAGCGATCTGGAGAAGCTGAACAGGCTCTACAACTGCA cctcctcctccacgttCTTGGACTTGTGTGGCTTTGAGGAGGCCAATGTGTGTGGCATGATCCAAGGTGCGGACGGGAAGAGCGTCTGGAAACGGGTGGAGAAGGCAGTCGGAGGTCCACAGACAGACTACACCACCATGGGCCGCTGTGCag gagctgGCTACTTCATGCATTTCGATGGCAGTGCTGGGGACACAGCATTTTTGGAGAGCCGCCTGCTGTACCCCCAGCGAAGCTCCCAGTGCCTGCAGTTCTACCTGTACCAGAGTGGCACCTCTGATTACAAACTCAGGGTGCACATCCGCGAGTTTGAGGAGGGAGACACCAAAGGCACTCTCCGACTCATTGAGACTATCAGTG GTGGTGTGAAGGACTCATGGGAGCTGTACCACGTCACCCTCAACACCAGTAGAAAGTTCCGGGTCGTGTTTGAAGGAGTTAAGGGCCTTGGGGGTTCTGCTGGTGCGCTCTCCTTGGACGACATCAACCTGTCGGAGACCGAGTGCCCCCACTACACGTGGCGCATCCGCAACTTTACACACCTGTTGGCCACCACGGCCTCTGGAGTCAAAATGTACAGCCCGCGCATTGTCTCCAGAGATGGCTACACCTATCAGGTGGGGCTGTACATCAACGGAGCATCCACCAGACCCGACAACATGGCCATATACCTCCACCTCACATCTGGGCCCAATGATGACACACTCACATGGCCGTGTCCATGGCTACAGGTTACCATGGCATTGATGGATCAGAACCCAGACATTCGTCAAAGAATGACGAACTATAGGATGGTCACGACTGACCCCACCAGATTTGAAACAAATC CTGACGGGAGTGTGGAGTACTTCTGGGATGACCCAAGAAAGGTGGGCAGCCTGGTGACAGACACAGATGGAACTCAGTTCTACCGCGGCCCCGGATCGGGAACTAGTATCTTCATCTCTCACGGCCGCCTCACGAGCCGAGACTACATCAAAGGAAACGATGCcatcttcctcatctctcaTAATG ATCTGTCTTCTCTCGTTCCTCCCAAGACCCAGTCCTGTGGTGACCACTGCCAAGAGAGGCAGCCAGTAGCTCAGGCTGCCCAGCCTGACcagcctccccatcctccccaGAGAACCTCCGTAGCAACAGTGGCTGTGGCCGTGTTCGCTGTGGCCGCCATGTTGCTGGTTGTGGCGGTGAGCAGCATGTACTTTGGCAGGCAGTACAGGAGAAGAAGTGATGGAGGGGGCGAACGAGGGATAGAGCTGGAGAACCGAGAGTAA
- the mcm3l gene encoding MCM3 minichromosome maintenance deficient 3 (S. cerevisiae), like isoform X1, producing the protein MDNDFEDLELREAQREYLDFLDDDQDQGVYHEKVRNMVAEGQCRLLININDLRRRNEKRAKALLKNAFSELVAFQRALKDLVSSIDATFSKQYEEFHVGFEGSFGNKHVTPRSLSARFLGNLVCVEGIVTKCSLVRPKIMRSVHYCPATKKTLERKYTDLTSLDAFPSSSIYPTKDEENNPLETEFGLCRYKDHQTLTVQEMPEKAPAGQLPRSVDIIVNDDLVDKVKPGDRVQLVGVYRCLPAKQGGFTSGTFRTILLVNNIKLMSKEIVPTFSADDVSKIKKFCKAHSKDVFERLSISLAPSIHGHEYIKKAILCLLLGGNETILENGTRIRGDINILLIGDPSVAKSQLLRYVLFTAPRAIPTTGRGSSGVGLTAAVTTDQETGERRLEAGAMVLADRGVVCIDEFDKMSDMDRTAIHEVMEQGRVTIAKAGIQARLNARCSVLAAANPVYGRYDQYKTPMENIGLQDSLLSRFDLLFIVLDQMDPDSDREISEHVLRMHRYRTPGEPEGTAMPLGSTVDVFATDDPNITESAEQELQIYEKKDGVLHGHRKKREKIVTMEFIRKYIHVAKLVKPVLTQEASDHIAEEYSKLRSHDQVNEESARTIPVTARALETMIRLATAHAKARMSKAIELSDAEAALELMQFAYFKKVLEKGKKRKVVDEDEDMDVDASQETQETLSQKSTRRRGRASKDDLDRTDAGDDADPYSFTEDEQTQPSQQSQQSSQKTKSSISQDRLKVFKAALLKAFKSTRSQSVAVSDLLSHVNQDQTDPFQPLEIQQLLDRMQDDNQVMVSEDVVFLI; encoded by the exons ATGGATAATGACTTTGAGGATCTCGAGCTGCGTGAAGCACAGAGAGAGTACCTGGACTTCCTTGACgatgat CAAGACCAAGGAGTGTATCATGAGAAGGTCCGCAACATGGTGGCAGAGGGCCAGTGCAGACTTCTAATCAACATAAATGATCTGCGCCGCAGGAACGAGAAACGAGCCAAGGC GTTACTAAAGAACGCCTTCTCTGAGCTGGTGGCTTTCCAGCGTGCGCTGAAGGATTTGGTTTCCTCAATAGACGCTACATTCTCCAAACAGTATGAAGAGTTCCATGTAGGCTTTGAAGGCagctttggcaacaaacacGTGACCCCTCGCTCCCTCAGTGCTCGTTTCCTAGGCAAccttgtgtgtgtagagggaatTGTCACCAAGT gctcTCTTGTCAGACCAAAGATCATGCGCAGTGTCCACTACTGTCCAGCCACCAAGAAGACCTTAGAGAGAAAGTACACAGACCTCACCTCATTAGATGCCTTTCCCTCCAGTTCCATCTATCCCACCAAG gaTGAAGAGAATAACCCTCTGGAAACGGAGTTTGGCCTGTGTCGGTATAAGGACCACCAGACACTCACCGTGCAGGAGATGCCTGAGAAGGCCCCCGCTGGTCAGCTTCCTCGCTCGGTCGACATCATCGTCAATGACGACCTGGTGGACAAAGTGAAGCCCGGGGACCGTGTGCAGCTGGTGGGAGTCTACCGCTGCCTGCCCGCCAAACAGGGCGGCTTCACCTCTGGCACCttcag AACCATTCTGCTGGTGAACAACATTAAGCTGATGAGTAAGGAGATAGTCCCCACCTTTTCAGCAGATGACGTTAGTAAGATCAAGAAGTTCTGCAAAGCCCACTCTAAG GATGTGTTTGAGCGTCTTAGCATTTCCCTAGCCCCCAGCATCCATGGTCATGAGTACATTAAGAAAGCTATCCTCTGCCTGTTGCTGGGAGGCAATGAGACCATCCTGGAAAATGGCACTCGCATCCGTGGGGACATCAATATCCTACTGATAG GCGATCCCTCAGTTGCTAAGTCACAGCTTCTGCGCTATGTGCTGTTCACGGCACCGAGGGCGATCCCCACGACTGGACGAGGCTCATCCGGAGTGGGTTTGACCGCAGCAGTGACCACTGATCAGGAAACTG GTGAGCGTCGTTTGGAGGCAGGAGCCATGGTGCTGGCGGACAGGGGGGTTGTCTGTATTGACGAGTTTGACAAAATGTCTGACATGGATAGGACTGCCATCCACGAGGTGATGGAGCAAGGCCGGGTTACCATCGCCAAGGCTGGCATTCAGGCCAGGCTCAACGCTCGCTGCAGCGTGTTGGCAGCGGCTAACCCCGTTTATGGGAGG TATGACCAGTATAAAACTCCTATGGAGAATATTGGCCTGCAGGACTCCCTGCTCTCTCGTTTCGATCTGCTCTTCATCGTCCTGGACCAAATGGACCCGGACAGCGATCGCGAGATATCTGAGCATGTGCTGCGCATGCACCGCTACCGGACACCTGGGGAGCCAGAGGGAACAG CAATGCCCCTTGGAAGCACAGTGGATGTGTTTGCCACAGACGACCCCAACATCACAGAGTCAGCCGAGCAGGAGCTGCAGATATATGAAAAGAAGGACGGTGTGCTGCACGGACACCGCAAGAAACG GGAGAAGATCGTCACCATGGAGTTCATCAGAAAGTACATTCATGTGGCCAAGCTGGTGAAGCCGGTCCTCACCCAGGAGGCCTCGGACCACATTGCGGAGGAGTACTCTAAACTCCGCAGCCATGACCAGGTCAACGAGGAGTCTGCCCGG ACAATACCTGTGACCGCCCGAGCCCTTGAGACCATGATCCGATTGGCCACAGCGCACGCCAAAGCCCGCATGAGCAAAGCTATTGAACTAAGCGATGCGGAGGCCGCCCTTGAGCTCATGCAGTTTGCCTACTTCAAGAAG GTCctggagaaagggaaaaaacgGAAGGTTGTAGATGAAGACGAGGACATGGATGTTGATGCGTCACAAGAGACCCAGGAGACGCTGAGCCAAAAAAGCACGCG GAGAAGAGGACGTGCTTCTAAAGATGACCTGGACCGCACAGACGCAGGGGATGATGCGGATCCTTACAGCTTCACTGAAGATGAAcaaa cccagcccagtcaACAGTCTCAGCAGTCATCTCAGAAGACCAAGAGTTCCATTAGTCAGGACAG GCTGAAGGTGTTTAAGGCGGCGCTGCTGAAAGCCTTCAAGTCTACGCGCTCTCAGTCCGTGGCTGTGTCTGACCTCTTGTCGCACGTCAACCAGGACCAGACGGACCCCTTCCAGCCGCTCGAGatccagcagctgctggacCGCATGCAGGACGACAACCAGGTCATGGTGTCCGAGGACGTGGTCTTTCTCATCTGA
- the mcm3l gene encoding MCM3 minichromosome maintenance deficient 3 (S. cerevisiae), like isoform X2, whose protein sequence is MCVCVTGSLVRPKIMRSVHYCPATKKTLERKYTDLTSLDAFPSSSIYPTKDEENNPLETEFGLCRYKDHQTLTVQEMPEKAPAGQLPRSVDIIVNDDLVDKVKPGDRVQLVGVYRCLPAKQGGFTSGTFRTILLVNNIKLMSKEIVPTFSADDVSKIKKFCKAHSKDVFERLSISLAPSIHGHEYIKKAILCLLLGGNETILENGTRIRGDINILLIGDPSVAKSQLLRYVLFTAPRAIPTTGRGSSGVGLTAAVTTDQETGERRLEAGAMVLADRGVVCIDEFDKMSDMDRTAIHEVMEQGRVTIAKAGIQARLNARCSVLAAANPVYGRYDQYKTPMENIGLQDSLLSRFDLLFIVLDQMDPDSDREISEHVLRMHRYRTPGEPEGTAMPLGSTVDVFATDDPNITESAEQELQIYEKKDGVLHGHRKKREKIVTMEFIRKYIHVAKLVKPVLTQEASDHIAEEYSKLRSHDQVNEESARTIPVTARALETMIRLATAHAKARMSKAIELSDAEAALELMQFAYFKKVLEKGKKRKVVDEDEDMDVDASQETQETLSQKSTRRRGRASKDDLDRTDAGDDADPYSFTEDEQTQPSQQSQQSSQKTKSSISQDRLKVFKAALLKAFKSTRSQSVAVSDLLSHVNQDQTDPFQPLEIQQLLDRMQDDNQVMVSEDVVFLI, encoded by the exons atgtgtgtgtgtgtgacaggctcTCTTGTCAGACCAAAGATCATGCGCAGTGTCCACTACTGTCCAGCCACCAAGAAGACCTTAGAGAGAAAGTACACAGACCTCACCTCATTAGATGCCTTTCCCTCCAGTTCCATCTATCCCACCAAG gaTGAAGAGAATAACCCTCTGGAAACGGAGTTTGGCCTGTGTCGGTATAAGGACCACCAGACACTCACCGTGCAGGAGATGCCTGAGAAGGCCCCCGCTGGTCAGCTTCCTCGCTCGGTCGACATCATCGTCAATGACGACCTGGTGGACAAAGTGAAGCCCGGGGACCGTGTGCAGCTGGTGGGAGTCTACCGCTGCCTGCCCGCCAAACAGGGCGGCTTCACCTCTGGCACCttcag AACCATTCTGCTGGTGAACAACATTAAGCTGATGAGTAAGGAGATAGTCCCCACCTTTTCAGCAGATGACGTTAGTAAGATCAAGAAGTTCTGCAAAGCCCACTCTAAG GATGTGTTTGAGCGTCTTAGCATTTCCCTAGCCCCCAGCATCCATGGTCATGAGTACATTAAGAAAGCTATCCTCTGCCTGTTGCTGGGAGGCAATGAGACCATCCTGGAAAATGGCACTCGCATCCGTGGGGACATCAATATCCTACTGATAG GCGATCCCTCAGTTGCTAAGTCACAGCTTCTGCGCTATGTGCTGTTCACGGCACCGAGGGCGATCCCCACGACTGGACGAGGCTCATCCGGAGTGGGTTTGACCGCAGCAGTGACCACTGATCAGGAAACTG GTGAGCGTCGTTTGGAGGCAGGAGCCATGGTGCTGGCGGACAGGGGGGTTGTCTGTATTGACGAGTTTGACAAAATGTCTGACATGGATAGGACTGCCATCCACGAGGTGATGGAGCAAGGCCGGGTTACCATCGCCAAGGCTGGCATTCAGGCCAGGCTCAACGCTCGCTGCAGCGTGTTGGCAGCGGCTAACCCCGTTTATGGGAGG TATGACCAGTATAAAACTCCTATGGAGAATATTGGCCTGCAGGACTCCCTGCTCTCTCGTTTCGATCTGCTCTTCATCGTCCTGGACCAAATGGACCCGGACAGCGATCGCGAGATATCTGAGCATGTGCTGCGCATGCACCGCTACCGGACACCTGGGGAGCCAGAGGGAACAG CAATGCCCCTTGGAAGCACAGTGGATGTGTTTGCCACAGACGACCCCAACATCACAGAGTCAGCCGAGCAGGAGCTGCAGATATATGAAAAGAAGGACGGTGTGCTGCACGGACACCGCAAGAAACG GGAGAAGATCGTCACCATGGAGTTCATCAGAAAGTACATTCATGTGGCCAAGCTGGTGAAGCCGGTCCTCACCCAGGAGGCCTCGGACCACATTGCGGAGGAGTACTCTAAACTCCGCAGCCATGACCAGGTCAACGAGGAGTCTGCCCGG ACAATACCTGTGACCGCCCGAGCCCTTGAGACCATGATCCGATTGGCCACAGCGCACGCCAAAGCCCGCATGAGCAAAGCTATTGAACTAAGCGATGCGGAGGCCGCCCTTGAGCTCATGCAGTTTGCCTACTTCAAGAAG GTCctggagaaagggaaaaaacgGAAGGTTGTAGATGAAGACGAGGACATGGATGTTGATGCGTCACAAGAGACCCAGGAGACGCTGAGCCAAAAAAGCACGCG GAGAAGAGGACGTGCTTCTAAAGATGACCTGGACCGCACAGACGCAGGGGATGATGCGGATCCTTACAGCTTCACTGAAGATGAAcaaa cccagcccagtcaACAGTCTCAGCAGTCATCTCAGAAGACCAAGAGTTCCATTAGTCAGGACAG GCTGAAGGTGTTTAAGGCGGCGCTGCTGAAAGCCTTCAAGTCTACGCGCTCTCAGTCCGTGGCTGTGTCTGACCTCTTGTCGCACGTCAACCAGGACCAGACGGACCCCTTCCAGCCGCTCGAGatccagcagctgctggacCGCATGCAGGACGACAACCAGGTCATGGTGTCCGAGGACGTGGTCTTTCTCATCTGA
- the si:ch211-191a24.4 gene encoding MARVEL domain-containing protein 3 — MSHPPRTHRGQRERDRDRDRDRNGERTGAPRDNREGRGRRDYYEDRPPPSDSSSQPPYYDRTPPPPKQTHRSTPQEEHHASKCTNICSRRGIVLICAVLTNALVLVCIVAAHLSMSGFSSAGLSGGFSINAQIPFQGTELQQVRDLDMQFSQMRAPGVYGGVAFSLTMGVISLLFVVSGSKPAYLLGKKLLVGQFLFQLIGGIAYVVAVGLYLHFVISINATDVCQRRERLYAGRGYTWMNCDVGGGDAAVALFGLITAILYAVGTYLTFVTMRNVAHYHKRTQSHTNSRSHI; from the exons ATGAGCCATCCGCCCAGGACTCACCGGGGGCAAAGGGAACGGGACCGGGATCGGGACCGTGACCGTAACGGGGAGCGCACCGGAGCACCCCGAGACAACCGAGAAGGCCGGGGCAGGCGGGACTACTACGAAGACAGACCACCGCCTAGCGACAG TTCATCACAGCCTCCATACTATGACCGCACACCACCGCCTccgaaacaaacacacagatccacacccCAAGAAGAGCACCATGCATCCAAGTGCACTAACATATGTTCGAGGAGAG GTATAGTGCTGATTTGTGCTGTCCTGACTAATGCGCTGGTCCTGGTGTGTATTGTGGCCGCGCACCTCTCCATGTCCGGCTTCTCCTCAGCAGGCCTGTCCGGTGGCTTCAGCATCAACGCCCAGATCCCCTTTCAGGGCACCGAGCTGCAGCAGGTTCGCGACCTTGACATGCAGTTCAGCCAAATGCGCGCGCCTGGAGTATACGGGGGCGTGGCCTTCAGCCTCACCATGGGGGTCATCTCCCTCCTATTTGTAGTCTCGGGGTCAAAGCCCGCCTACCTACTGGGGAAGAAGCTGCTGGTCGGCCAGTTTCTCTTCCAGCTCATAGGGGGTATAGCCTACGTGGTTGCCGTGGGACTGTACCTGCACTTTGTGATCAGCATCAACGCGACAGATGTGTGTCAGCGCCGTGAGCGGCTCTACGCGGGGCGTGGCTATACCTGGATGAACTGCGACGTCGGCGGGGGTGATGCAGCCGTGGCCCTGTTCGGGCTCATCACCGCTATTCTCTACGCGGTAGGAACGTACCTCACCTTTGTCACCATGCGCAACGTGGCACACtaccacaaacgcacacaaagtcacacaaaTTCGCGTTCTCACATATAG